The proteins below come from a single candidate division WOR-3 bacterium genomic window:
- a CDS encoding helix-turn-helix domain-containing protein, protein MDNRQRLRLKVTHHYLQNEVSFRQTALKFHIAYRTVFKWVRLYKEQGEEALLSAYRRPWNRAKPDFETKVALMKEHEPGLTVRQAKEILEKEGVRISIKGIWGIWKRHGYAGFNQENMSSNFTDCPWTEEAKKKYELAQQLFERGAVDRSAEILNSIPALHENELLPQIPDSLLNMRRQIEKMGLLFGKIPVRSYLGRLRVLYEECHNQNLHYSIFIVGSLEIKALSWSGEPLEMLNRVVELRKILKRTGDKYSYSLFAPRLSLLISEGFAQTGLLNIKAASDIARTCRILLRRRKRVSPFFMRDLGQLYAQLEDFREAKYWYLKSRGRLNEEEEKITTSFLADIFIVKGEYKKALEIWKNEELDHWGSHSKMLRIKSMWSLVKGMPHRAISLATEVLASLEKEEAKGSIFGCYLTIAGAYCSLGENTRARRILKGLLPFVAKNQLEILTTIIEILASQAPHEKDSIAVDKQSMPTIKLALLLRNGQYAKAVKHAEDKGITGFLQRYIFFFPEVITDLLEKGKPTNLPRTMLNLPAFRKEIPVYSVNFLGRLIVIRNQQYQRMKLAPKDAAFLIHLATAKNRWIALDRIYENFWPDSKNPSRNLAHLLVRLRKALCLPSHFLYIKENSLSFDCHFITDYNEYQEHLARAKAFSIAGEWAFARTEYLHAFSLFRDAPFKRMYDDWSENMRNTILGNLENETMKYAEACSAYGEREKGIETLQKISKVIPFSDEIENLINSLTA, encoded by the coding sequence ATGGACAACAGACAGCGTCTGCGGCTCAAGGTTACGCATCACTACCTTCAGAACGAAGTTTCATTCAGACAGACCGCTCTGAAGTTTCACATTGCTTATCGCACGGTCTTCAAGTGGGTTAGATTGTATAAGGAACAGGGTGAAGAAGCGCTTTTGTCAGCTTACAGAAGACCCTGGAACCGGGCAAAGCCGGATTTTGAAACAAAAGTCGCCCTGATGAAGGAACATGAACCGGGGTTGACCGTGCGTCAGGCAAAAGAGATCCTGGAAAAAGAAGGCGTCAGAATTTCCATCAAAGGGATATGGGGGATCTGGAAGAGGCATGGTTATGCAGGATTCAATCAAGAAAATATGAGCAGCAACTTCACCGATTGTCCTTGGACCGAGGAAGCAAAAAAGAAATATGAGTTAGCGCAACAACTCTTTGAACGCGGAGCAGTCGATAGGTCGGCTGAGATACTGAATTCTATTCCTGCACTACATGAAAATGAACTTCTTCCACAGATCCCTGATTCACTGCTCAACATGAGAAGGCAGATCGAGAAAATGGGCCTTCTGTTCGGTAAAATTCCCGTCCGTTCCTATCTGGGACGATTGCGGGTTTTATATGAAGAGTGTCACAACCAGAATCTGCACTATTCAATCTTCATCGTGGGATCGCTGGAAATCAAGGCATTATCATGGAGCGGCGAACCGTTGGAGATGTTGAACAGAGTAGTGGAACTAAGAAAGATACTCAAAAGAACCGGAGATAAATATTCTTATTCACTCTTCGCCCCAAGGCTTTCGCTCCTGATCTCCGAGGGATTTGCACAGACCGGGCTTCTAAACATAAAAGCGGCATCGGACATAGCCAGAACCTGCCGTATCTTGCTTAGGAGACGAAAACGTGTATCTCCGTTTTTCATGCGGGATCTTGGACAACTTTATGCACAATTGGAGGATTTCAGAGAAGCCAAATATTGGTATTTAAAATCAAGAGGTAGACTGAATGAGGAAGAAGAGAAGATCACCACATCATTCCTCGCTGATATATTCATTGTGAAGGGGGAGTATAAGAAAGCCCTCGAAATCTGGAAAAATGAAGAATTAGACCATTGGGGGAGTCATTCCAAAATGCTTCGCATAAAATCCATGTGGTCGCTCGTCAAAGGAATGCCCCATAGAGCAATATCGCTCGCCACCGAGGTGCTTGCTTCGTTAGAGAAAGAGGAGGCAAAAGGTAGTATTTTTGGTTGTTATTTGACGATTGCAGGCGCATATTGTAGTCTGGGTGAAAACACCAGAGCCAGACGCATCCTCAAGGGCCTCCTTCCCTTTGTAGCAAAGAACCAACTGGAAATCTTGACAACTATTATCGAAATTCTTGCCTCTCAGGCACCGCATGAGAAAGATTCCATTGCAGTAGACAAACAATCCATGCCCACCATAAAACTCGCCCTCTTACTCAGGAACGGGCAATACGCAAAAGCCGTGAAACATGCGGAGGACAAGGGTATTACAGGGTTCCTGCAGAGGTATATCTTTTTCTTTCCGGAGGTAATCACGGATCTGTTAGAGAAAGGAAAACCGACAAACCTTCCACGGACGATGCTCAACTTGCCCGCCTTCCGAAAGGAAATACCGGTCTACTCTGTGAACTTTCTGGGAAGGCTCATTGTTATCAGAAACCAGCAATATCAGAGGATGAAATTGGCGCCAAAAGACGCCGCTTTCCTGATCCATTTAGCAACTGCAAAAAACCGATGGATCGCTCTTGATAGGATCTATGAAAATTTCTGGCCGGACAGCAAGAACCCTTCAAGAAATCTGGCGCATCTTTTGGTCAGATTAAGAAAAGCACTCTGTCTGCCTTCACATTTCTTGTACATCAAAGAGAATAGTCTCTCTTTTGACTGCCATTTCATCACTGATTACAATGAGTATCAGGAGCACCTTGCCCGGGCAAAGGCATTCTCAATTGCTGGTGAATGGGCGTTTGCTAGGACTGAGTACCTACATGCCTTCTCACTGTTTCGAGACGCACCATTCAAGAGAATGTATGATGACTGGTCAGAAAACATGCGCAACACGATCCTTGGTAACCTGGAAAATGAAACAATGAAATATGCCGAAGCCTGCTCTGCGTACGGTGAACGGGAAAAGGGCATTGAGACACTGCAGAAAATCTCCAAGGTCATCCCCTTTTCGGATGAAATCGAAAACCTTATAAATAGTCTAACTGCCTAA
- a CDS encoding YrzE family protein, translating into MRRKIIAVTVGFLVSLGMLFIINILYHPGRYPVIVPVIAHSLFALVGGFTAGYLIGRRGLIYGLLVAIMLETLGIANHFRVTPISIHTLTGIVPTPLFVFAWHNYVWGPYHFVVFFWKNMYGFPIVALISGAAGGHLGQLLAQKWHKRSQKKSDASKSETR; encoded by the coding sequence ATGCGAAGAAAAATCATTGCGGTGACTGTAGGATTCTTGGTGTCATTAGGAATGCTGTTTATCATTAATATCCTATATCACCCAGGTCGCTATCCCGTAATTGTTCCTGTCATTGCACATTCTCTGTTTGCTCTTGTTGGCGGTTTCACTGCTGGTTATCTGATAGGCCGTCGCGGATTAATATACGGGTTGTTAGTAGCAATAATGCTTGAGACACTCGGTATTGCAAATCATTTCAGGGTAACCCCAATAAGCATTCATACTCTGACTGGAATAGTCCCGACACCATTGTTTGTGTTCGCATGGCACAACTACGTTTGGGGACCATATCATTTCGTTGTTTTCTTCTGGAAGAACATGTATGGATTCCCAATCGTCGCACTTATCTCTGGTGCCGCAGGTGGTCATCTCGGTCAACTTTTGGCACAAAAATGGCACAAGCGTTCACAGAAGAAATCCGATGCTTCAAAGAGTGAAACCAGATAA
- a CDS encoding TIGR00725 family protein, which translates to MKRKIIAVIGGSEASEEHLKIAEEVGSLVAKRGAILITGGMGGIMAAASKGASQSEGVVIGILPTAEKASANPYVDIPIVTGMGQARNFIIARTCDCAIAIDGKYGTLTEIAFCLMYNVPVIGIDTWRIEAPIINAKNAADAVERAFKAISE; encoded by the coding sequence ATGAAACGAAAGATCATAGCAGTGATCGGTGGATCAGAGGCGAGTGAGGAACACCTCAAGATCGCCGAAGAGGTCGGCTCCCTCGTCGCTAAGCGCGGCGCAATTCTGATAACCGGAGGCATGGGCGGGATCATGGCCGCGGCTTCGAAGGGTGCAAGTCAGTCAGAGGGTGTGGTCATCGGTATTTTGCCGACGGCCGAAAAGGCAAGCGCTAATCCCTACGTTGATATTCCGATCGTCACCGGTATGGGTCAAGCGCGTAACTTCATCATCGCCCGCACGTGTGACTGCGCGATTGCCATAGACGGTAAGTACGGGACATTGACCGAGATCGCATTTTGCCTGATGTATAATGTGCCGGTAATTGGTATTGATACCTGGCGCATAGAAGCACCGATAATAAATGCTAAAAATGCTGCCGATGCCGTTGAACGTGCATTCAAGGCGATATCAGAATGA
- a CDS encoding T9SS type A sorting domain-containing protein gives MDRKKYLLTIVFGVFMPLVLLAQWEPDVRLTNDPSESVTSFNNAWCVACSGDMVHVVWHDDRDGNTEIYYKRSTDNGMIWEADSRITEDAAWSERPSVAVCDSIIHVAWYDGRIGPPRIYYKRSLDNGATWGPDIGLTPTAGVGYHPSVAVCDSIVHVVWTDMRAGPQIYYARSLDNGATWGTDTIITPAAPPAGKNLASVAVSDSIVHVVWMDMRAAPQIYYTRSLDNGTSWETDRPITPATSQFPSVAVSDSIVHVVYADFRFGVDSPKIFHTRSLDDGTNWETEVMLADSFASWYPSVAVSGSHVHVVWPDDRNEDPSEIYYKCSFDDGVNWGVDTRLTDNVSESREPSVAVSGSHVHVVWHDDRDGNWEIYYKCDPTGNVGVIEHGEAVAASHRLFSAPSFFNERITVSFDESVKGPLSIALYDICGASAYSATYTSVPLSVTLGDTRILRLAPGVYFLRIELNEQAETQKLIKFK, from the coding sequence ATGGACAGAAAAAAGTATCTGCTGACAATAGTCTTTGGGGTGTTCATGCCTCTTGTATTGTTGGCTCAATGGGAGCCGGATGTACGGTTGACCAATGACCCTTCCGAATCCGTGACTTCTTTTAACAATGCCTGGTGTGTTGCGTGTTCCGGTGATATGGTTCATGTGGTCTGGCATGACGATCGTGATGGCAATACTGAGATTTACTACAAGCGTTCCACGGATAATGGCATGATCTGGGAGGCGGATAGTCGCATTACTGAAGATGCTGCTTGGTCAGAACGCCCATCAGTGGCGGTTTGCGATTCAATAATACACGTTGCATGGTATGACGGCCGTATTGGACCACCAAGGATCTATTACAAACGTTCCTTAGATAATGGTGCAACCTGGGGTCCGGATATTGGCCTCACTCCCACTGCCGGCGTGGGGTACCATCCTTCGGTGGCTGTTTGTGATTCGATCGTGCATGTAGTCTGGACGGACATGCGTGCCGGACCTCAGATCTACTATGCACGTTCTCTGGACAATGGCGCGACCTGGGGGACAGATACAATAATCACTCCTGCTGCCCCGCCCGCTGGAAAGAACCTTGCTTCGGTGGCAGTCTCTGATTCGATCGTGCACGTGGTCTGGATGGACATGCGTGCCGCCCCGCAGATTTATTATACACGTTCCCTTGATAATGGTACGTCATGGGAGACGGATAGGCCTATTACTCCTGCCACCTCGCAGTTTCCTTCGGTGGCGGTCTCTGATTCCATTGTGCACGTTGTCTACGCTGATTTTCGCTTCGGGGTCGATAGCCCCAAGATTTTTCACACGCGGTCTCTGGATGACGGCACAAATTGGGAGACGGAAGTAATGCTCGCTGATAGTTTTGCTTCGTGGTATCCTTCAGTAGCGGTTTCCGGTTCTCATGTGCATGTTGTCTGGCCGGATGACCGGAACGAAGATCCATCTGAGATCTACTACAAATGTTCTTTCGATGATGGCGTAAACTGGGGCGTAGATACAAGACTTACGGACAATGTTTCCGAGTCGAGGGAGCCTTCGGTGGCGGTTTCCGGTTCACATGTGCATGTAGTCTGGCATGACGATCGTGATGGAAATTGGGAGATCTATTACAAGTGCGATCCGACCGGTAATGTGGGAGTAATCGAGCATGGGGAAGCCGTTGCTGCATCTCACCGCTTGTTTTCTGCTCCTTCTTTTTTCAATGAAAGGATTACCGTAAGTTTTGATGAGTCAGTGAAAGGGCCGCTGAGTATCGCACTCTACGATATCTGTGGTGCATCAGCATATTCTGCGACCTATACATCCGTTCCTCTTTCTGTGACTCTGGGAGATACAAGAATTCTGCGTCTTGCTCCAGGAGTATATTTCCTGCGTATTGAATTGAACGAACAGGCAGAGACCCAAAAGCTCATCAAGTTTAAGTGA
- a CDS encoding glycosyltransferase family 2 protein encodes MDLRDIGAVIPAFNAEKTISTVINDLVNYGFSRDNIIVVNDGSSDRTEELTKKQGVNLLKHEQNLGKGAALRNGFNLARKSHIKKIFVIDADAQHKVSEIDSFLEINGRYDITIGERENIFKHMPLDRLLTNRTVNLVVSLLSGVRTTDVQCGFRYIDLKIFDEIELRTNKYEIESEMVIEAARKKFRIGFVPVSTIYGSEKSHISPMVDTVRFITMAVRFLWR; translated from the coding sequence GTGGATTTGAGAGATATCGGTGCTGTAATTCCAGCATTTAATGCCGAAAAGACCATAAGCACGGTGATAAACGATCTAGTTAATTATGGATTCAGCAGGGACAACATAATCGTGGTTAATGATGGTTCGTCAGACAGGACTGAAGAACTGACAAAGAAGCAAGGTGTAAATCTGCTGAAACATGAACAGAACCTTGGTAAGGGTGCGGCGTTGAGAAATGGTTTCAATCTTGCACGGAAGAGCCACATCAAAAAGATTTTTGTGATCGACGCCGATGCGCAGCATAAAGTATCGGAAATAGATTCTTTCCTGGAAATAAACGGTCGCTATGACATAACAATCGGAGAACGTGAAAATATATTCAAACACATGCCCCTGGACAGGCTGCTGACAAATCGAACTGTGAATCTTGTTGTATCGTTACTGTCCGGCGTGCGAACGACAGATGTTCAGTGCGGTTTCAGGTACATAGACTTGAAAATATTTGATGAGATAGAATTGAGGACAAATAAATATGAGATCGAATCGGAAATGGTGATAGAGGCAGCCAGGAAGAAATTCAGAATCGGCTTTGTACCGGTCAGCACGATATATGGCAGTGAAAAGAGTCACATCAGCCCCATGGTCGATACGGTACGGTTTATAACTATGGCAGTGAGGTTTTTATGGCGTTGA
- the purN gene encoding phosphoribosylglycinamide formyltransferase: protein MKNIAVLASGRGSNLEAIIKSIENGTLQANLACVISDNKDARALQIARDHGFKAIWLDPGPKKTWLLPEFEENYVKTLQEHKVDLICLAGFMRVIKKPLLEAFKGRILNIHPALLPSFPGLDVQRKALEYGVKFSGCTVHFVNEDVDAGAIITQAAVPVLDDDTPETLAARILKEEHRIYTEAINIIVSGKYRIEGRRVIKTG, encoded by the coding sequence ATGAAGAATATTGCTGTGCTGGCTTCAGGAAGGGGCTCCAATTTAGAGGCAATAATCAAAAGCATTGAGAACGGGACGCTACAGGCGAATCTCGCCTGCGTGATCAGCGATAACAAAGATGCGCGGGCCCTGCAGATCGCCCGAGACCATGGATTCAAGGCAATATGGCTGGACCCCGGGCCGAAAAAGACCTGGCTGTTGCCTGAGTTCGAAGAAAATTACGTGAAGACGCTGCAGGAACATAAGGTAGATCTGATCTGCCTTGCCGGTTTCATGCGGGTCATAAAGAAACCTTTGCTAGAAGCGTTCAAAGGCAGGATCCTTAACATACATCCGGCATTGTTGCCTTCCTTTCCTGGACTCGACGTGCAGCGAAAAGCGCTCGAATACGGCGTGAAGTTCTCCGGATGCACGGTTCATTTCGTAAACGAAGATGTTGATGCGGGTGCTATCATAACCCAAGCCGCAGTGCCGGTGCTTGATGACGATACACCTGAAACACTCGCCGCGCGGATACTGAAAGAAGAACACCGTATCTACACCGAAGCCATCAACATCATCGTATCGGGTAAATATAGGATTGAAGGTAGAAGAGTAATAAAAACTGGTTAA
- the surE gene encoding 5'/3'-nucleotidase SurE translates to MALILLTNDDGYDAAGLQALYKELKKDYTVMVVAPSTQQSGASHSLTLRKPIRVEKLHENFYIVAGTPTDCVLLAYHDLIGMKIDLVVSGINHGPNMGSDVFYSGTVAAALQGASMGIRSLAISIAVDASCDFVNAVKYSRDLIGRVLASDRNDIILNVNIPSGKIKGEKITRMGKRIYKDKVIRDREKKNVIYSIIDGVLSYRADNDTDFKAIDKHYVSITPLKLDLTDYDIMQNLDGYIGGKSG, encoded by the coding sequence ATGGCGTTGATATTGTTGACCAATGACGATGGTTATGATGCTGCTGGTCTCCAAGCACTGTACAAGGAACTGAAGAAAGATTACACCGTCATGGTCGTGGCACCGAGTACGCAGCAGAGCGGGGCAAGTCATTCACTGACGCTGAGAAAGCCGATAAGAGTTGAAAAGCTTCATGAGAATTTCTACATTGTTGCCGGCACGCCTACTGACTGCGTGCTTCTGGCATATCACGACTTGATAGGCATGAAAATAGACCTCGTTGTTTCCGGGATAAACCACGGGCCGAACATGGGCAGCGATGTATTCTATTCCGGGACAGTCGCCGCGGCTTTGCAGGGTGCGAGTATGGGAATAAGATCGCTGGCGATTTCGATCGCGGTCGATGCTTCGTGCGATTTTGTGAACGCAGTCAAATATTCCCGTGACCTGATCGGCCGTGTCCTCGCGTCGGACAGGAACGATATTATTCTTAACGTCAATATACCGAGCGGTAAGATCAAGGGTGAAAAAATAACGCGTATGGGGAAGCGTATATACAAAGACAAGGTGATAAGGGATAGAGAGAAGAAAAACGTCATATATTCTATTATTGATGGTGTGCTGTCGTACCGGGCGGATAATGACACCGATTTCAAGGCCATCGACAAGCATTATGTTTCGATCACACCATTGAAATTGGATTTGACTGACTATGATATAATGCAGAACCTGGACGGCTATATCGGAGGAAAATCCGGGTAG
- a CDS encoding tyrosine-type recombinase/integrase: MVDAHIRTVQELLGHKDIKMTMRYSHLSTAHKQNAVRKLDVCTEKKDDVGMLKVIIGG, translated from the coding sequence ATGGTAGACGCACACATCAGAACGGTCCAGGAACTTCTCGGACACAAGGACATCAAAATGACGATGAGGTATAGCCATCTCTCTACCGCACACAAGCAAAACGCGGTGAGGAAATTGGATGTTTGCACAGAAAAGAAAGATGATGTAGGTATGTTGAAGGTCATAATCGGAGGATAA
- a CDS encoding protein-L-isoaspartate(D-aspartate) O-methyltransferase: MIETQEWRHERERMVKEQIVARGVEDARVIDAMMCVPRHFFVDNIYVHQAYNDYPLSVGHGQTISQPYMVAVMTELLELKPGDAVLEIGTGSGYQTAILALLSKMVYTIERLSALKESARDKLDRLGFKNIAFMTGDGSLGWPQYAPYDGIIVTAGAPEVPNALIDQLAEKGRLVIPVGSELYQTLNLVTKQRGRIFRKEIFECTFVPLLGKQGWKE; the protein is encoded by the coding sequence ATGATCGAGACCCAGGAATGGCGGCACGAGCGGGAAAGAATGGTAAAGGAACAGATTGTCGCCCGTGGCGTCGAAGACGCGAGAGTGATCGACGCCATGATGTGTGTGCCCAGGCATTTCTTCGTTGATAATATCTACGTGCACCAGGCATATAATGACTATCCGCTTTCGGTCGGTCACGGGCAGACGATATCGCAGCCCTACATGGTTGCGGTGATGACCGAATTGCTGGAACTGAAACCTGGCGATGCGGTCCTCGAGATCGGCACTGGTTCTGGTTACCAGACCGCGATTCTTGCGCTGTTATCTAAGATGGTGTACACGATCGAAAGGCTGTCTGCACTGAAGGAAAGTGCGCGGGATAAACTGGACAGATTGGGTTTCAAGAACATAGCTTTTATGACCGGAGACGGCAGTCTTGGTTGGCCTCAGTATGCTCCTTATGATGGTATAATAGTAACTGCTGGAGCTCCTGAAGTGCCGAATGCTTTGATCGACCAGTTGGCTGAGAAGGGTAGACTGGTCATTCCGGTCGGCAGCGAGCTATACCAGACGTTGAATCTAGTGACAAAACAAAGGGGAAGAATATTCCGCAAGGAAATATTTGAGTGCACCTTTGTACCGTTACTTGGCAAACAAGGTTGGAAAGAATAA